The following proteins come from a genomic window of Sesamum indicum cultivar Zhongzhi No. 13 linkage group LG10, S_indicum_v1.0, whole genome shotgun sequence:
- the LOC105172007 gene encoding 60S ribosomal protein L38 has translation MPKQIHEIKDFLLTARRKDARSVKIKRSKDVVKFKVRCSKYLYTLCVFDPEKADKLKQSLPPGLSVQDL, from the exons CCGAAGCAGATTCATGAGATAAAGGACTTTTTGCTCACAGCTAGGAGGAAGGATGCACGATCTGTGAAGATCAAGAGGAGCAAAGATGTGGTGAAGTTCAAGGTTAGGTGCTCAAAGTACCTGTACACCCTCTGTGTCTTTGATCCGGAGAAGGCTGACAAATTGAAGCAATCCCTTCCACCAG GTTTGAGCGTGCAAGACCTGTGA
- the LOC105172008 gene encoding UPF0481 protein At3g47200-like — MFVNSSQQSMSSSTGEITEEEAGVCSSFRITIPGQEGSSLVVSRKMHRVPPQMRLNNRTSNFYDPVIVSYGPYHHGKDQRQAEDLKRQALDLLFSETGKNKAFFMAYILRRIDRIRDCYVGVSGDVYDDTELAEMMLADACLILYINDAMDGNDVFFDMGYRSLGFAGMRLVVRDLYLLENQIPYWIIQFLDSFRRGRCPSVLTSPLPEPVHLLAIRHLTLFKRRQNHEVRQPKPEFIQLISWLRWISRNQKESTTGHNLENFSCPRRSVMDLKAKGIRFESSSDLLTDIKFESYCFHGKLQLPSRHIADHFTYFNSNMIAFGMSLGAYTEFAVASYVNFMKSLIESPDDVKELQEKGIFRTTFSNEEVVQMFKEMDTYGLDKRDAFLEVKMRIEKHCSNKAKTWMAKLLHTYFRSPWTVLALFAAIFALGLASLQGYYAIRRANKSSP; from the coding sequence ATGTTTGTTAATTCTAGCCAGCAATCGATGAGTTCATCAACAGGTGAAATTACTGAGGAGGAAGCTGGTGTCTGTTCCTCTTTCAGGATCACAATCCCCGGTCAGGAAGGATCCTCTTTGGTTGTGTCCCGCAAAATGCACAGAGTGCCCCCACAAATGCGTCTGAACAACCGGACCTCAAACTTTTATGATCCCGTAATTGTTTCATACGGCCCTTACCATCATGGCAAAGACCAACGCCAGGCTGAGGACTTGAAGCGTCAAGCCCTGGACCTGCTCTTTTCAGAGACTGGCAAAAACAAAGCCTTCTTCATGGCATATATTCTGAGGCGGATTGATCGTATCCGGGATTGCTATGTGGGAGTCTCAGGTGATGTGTATGATGACACGGAATTGGCTGAAATGATGCTTGCCGATGCTTGTTTGATACTGTACATCAATGATGCCATGGATGGTAATGATGTATTCTTTGATATGGGTTATAGGTCTCTTGGATTTGCAGGTATGAGATTGGTTGTCCGTGATTTATATCTCCTCGAGAATCAGATACCTTATTGGATTATCCAATTCTTGGACAGCTTCAGACGTGGAAGATGCCCGAGTGTGCTTACATCTCCGCTGCCAGAACCCGTGCACCTTTTGGCGATCCGGCATCTAACCCTATTCAAAAGGAGACAGAATCATGAAGTTAGACAACCCAAACCCGAATTCATCCAACTCATCTCCTGGCTCAGATGGATATCAAGGAATCAGAAAGAAAGCACTACCGGCCACAATTTGGAAAACTTCAGCTGTCCGCGTCGTTCGGTGATGGATCTCAAGGCAAAAGGCATTCGCTTTGAGTCGAGTTCTGACTTGTTGACAGACATCAAATTCGAGTCGTACTGCTTTCATGGGAAGCTTCAGCTTCCCAGTCGCCATATCGCGGACCATTTCACATACTTCAATTCAAACATGATTGCGTTCGGAATGTCTCTAGGTGCTTACACTGAGTTTGCTGTGGCATCTTATGTTAACTTCATGAAATCGCTCATTGAAAGCCCCGACGACGTGAAGGAATTGCAAGAAAAGGGCATATTTAGGACCACATTCAGCAACGAGGAAGTTGTCCAAATGTTCAAAGAGATGGATACTTATGGACTGGACAAAAGAGATGCTTTTCTGGAGGTGAAGATGAGAATTGAGAAGCACTGCAGCAACAAGGCCAAGACGTGGATGGCTAAGCTGCTTCATACTTATTTTCGGAGCCCTTGGACTGTTCTTGCTCTGTTTGCTGCCATTTTTGCGCTCGGTCTTGCTTCACTTCAAGGTTACTACGCAATCCGTCGAGCTAATAAATCATCGCCATAA
- the LOC105172009 gene encoding protein N-lysine methyltransferase METTL21A, with amino-acid sequence MAEGAAADEEVENVVAGLGSYRGKVGLVSDCEEEIMLLWAIQQPIFSKHNAFVSQSALQLHIDACGRSLSILQSPSSLGTPGVTGSVMWDSGIILGKFLEHSVESGKIFLQGKNVIELGSGCGLVGCIAALLGAQVILTDLPDRLKLLKKNVETNLYGDVRGSATVNELTWGDDLDTDFTDPSPDFVVGSDVVYSEGAVLDLMETIVGLCGKQTTIILAGELRNDAILEYFLEAAMKEFIVGRVDQDQWHPDYRSSRVAIYVLVKK; translated from the exons ATGGCGGAAGGAGCAGCGGCGGACGAGGAGGTGGAAAACGTGGTGGCGGGCCTGGGGTCATACAGAGGCAAAGTGGGATTAGTAAGTGATTGTGAAGAGGAGATTATGCTTCTTTGGGCTATTCAGCAGCCGATTTTCTCTAAGCACAACGCTTTTGTCAGTCAATCAGCACTTCAGCTCCACATTGATGCTTGTGGCCGCTCCCTCTCCATTCTCCAGTCCCCTTCTTCTCTG GGCACTCCTGGTGTAACTGGTTCAGTGATGTGGGACAGCGGCATTATTCTGGGGAAGTTTTTAGAGCATTCTGTGGAATCTGGAAAAATTTTCCTCCAAGGAAAAAATGTTATCGAGTTAGGCTCTGGCTGTGGATTGGTTGG TTGCATTGCTGCTTTATTGGGAGCTCAGGTAATTCTGACGGACTTGCCTGATAGACTGaagctattaaaaaaaaatgtcgaAACTAATCTTTATGGAGACGTTCGAGGGTCAGCAACAGTGAATGAACTAACATGGGGAGATGATCTGGACACAGATTTCACTGATCCTTCACCTGATTTTG TGGTTGGCTCGGACGTAGTATATAGCGAAGGAGCGGTACTGGATTTGATGGAAACTATAGTAGGACTCTGCGGGAAACAAACAACTATCATTTTGGCTGGAGAGCTTCGAAATG ATGCCATTCTCGAATACTTCCTGGAAGCTGCAATGAAAGAGTTCATTGTTGGCCGTGTTGATCAAGACCAGTGGCACCCAGATTATCGCAGCTCACGCGTTGCTATATATGTTTTGGTGAAGAAGTAG